One window of Mesoplasma syrphidae genomic DNA carries:
- a CDS encoding lipoprotein translates to MKKLLTLLGAVGLTATAGAAVVACGNPNKDKTVDISEFAKLVKAEANGKHESIAKAKEAIEKLDKPEGIEKTIVTEVKTSNIRVAFVASKGYKTPIPLVEKFVEKGQTQKISTDDVQTALDAKIKDKEFTDAAAAIAAAKQISLAEGLELAGEPTNSEQTITIVVKAKDGYVLKEGSETTFTAAWKVAETEVSTDSVQSALDAKVKDQEFKDAAAAIAAAKQISLAEGLELAGEPTNSEQTITIVVKAKDGYVLKEGSETTFTAAWKVAETEVSTDSVQSALDAKVKDQKFKDAAAAIAAAKQISLAEGLELAGEPTNSEQTITIVVKAKDGYVLKEGSETTFTAAWKVAETEVSTDSVQSALDAKVKDQKFKDAAAAIAAAKQISLAEGLELAGEPTNSEQTITIVVKAKDGYVLKEGSETTFTAAWKVAETEVSTDSVQSALDAKVKDQKFKDAAAAIAAAKQISLAEGLELAGEPTNSEQTITIVVKAKDGYVLKEGSETTFTAAWKVAETEVSTDSVQSALDAKVKDQKFKDAAAAIAAAKQISLAEGLELAGEPTNSEQTITIVVKAKDGYVLKEGSETTFTAAWKVAETEVSTDSVQSALDAKVKDQKFKDAAAAIAAAKQISLAEGLELAGEPTNSEQTITIVVKAKDGYVLKEGSETTFTAAWKVAETEVSTDSVQSALDAKVKDQKFKDAAAAIAAAKQISLAEGLELAGEPTNSEQTITIVVKAKDGYVLKEGSETTFTAAWKVAETEVSTDSVQSK, encoded by the coding sequence ATGAAAAAGTTATTAACCCTATTAGGTGCTGTTGGACTAACAGCAACAGCTGGAGCAGCTGTTGTTGCATGTGGAAATCCAAACAAGGATAAAACAGTAGATATTAGTGAATTTGCAAAGTTAGTTAAAGCCGAAGCAAATGGCAAACATGAAAGTATTGCTAAAGCTAAAGAAGCAATTGAAAAATTGGATAAACCAGAAGGAATTGAAAAAACTATCGTTACTGAAGTTAAAACATCTAACATTAGAGTAGCATTTGTTGCATCAAAAGGTTACAAAACACCGATTCCTTTGGTAGAAAAATTTGTGGAAAAAGGTCAGACACAGAAAATTTCAACTGATGATGTTCAAACTGCGTTAGATGCTAAAATTAAAGATAAAGAATTTACAGATGCTGCTGCTGCGATTGCTGCTGCAAAACAAATTTCATTAGCTGAAGGATTAGAGTTAGCTGGTGAACCAACAAATAGTGAACAAACAATTACTATTGTGGTAAAAGCAAAAGATGGATATGTTCTTAAAGAAGGATCAGAAACAACATTTACAGCTGCATGAAAAGTTGCTGAAACTGAAGTTTCAACTGATAGTGTTCAAAGTGCGTTAGATGCTAAAGTTAAAGATCAAGAATTTAAAGATGCTGCTGCTGCGATTGCTGCTGCAAAACAAATTTCATTAGCTGAAGGATTAGAGTTAGCTGGTGAACCAACAAATAGTGAACAAACAATTACTATTGTGGTAAAAGCAAAAGATGGATATGTTCTTAAAGAAGGATCAGAAACAACATTTACAGCTGCATGAAAAGTTGCTGAAACTGAAGTTTCAACTGATAGTGTTCAAAGTGCGTTAGATGCTAAAGTTAAAGATCAAAAATTTAAAGATGCTGCTGCTGCGATTGCTGCTGCAAAACAAATTTCATTAGCTGAAGGATTAGAGTTAGCTGGTGAACCAACAAATAGTGAACAAACAATTACTATTGTGGTAAAAGCAAAAGATGGATATGTTCTTAAAGAAGGATCAGAAACAACATTTACAGCTGCATGAAAAGTTGCTGAAACTGAAGTTTCAACTGATAGTGTTCAAAGTGCGTTAGATGCTAAAGTTAAAGATCAAAAATTTAAAGATGCTGCTGCTGCGATTGCTGCTGCAAAACAAATTTCATTAGCTGAAGGATTAGAGTTAGCTGGTGAACCAACAAATAGTGAACAAACAATTACTATTGTGGTAAAAGCAAAAGATGGATATGTTCTTAAAGAAGGATCAGAAACAACATTTACAGCTGCATGAAAAGTTGCTGAAACTGAAGTTTCAACTGATAGTGTTCAAAGTGCGTTAGATGCTAAAGTTAAAGATCAAAAATTTAAAGATGCTGCTGCTGCGATTGCTGCTGCAAAACAAATTTCATTAGCTGAAGGATTAGAGTTAGCTGGTGAACCAACAAATAGTGAACAAACAATTACTATTGTGGTAAAAGCAAAAGATGGATATGTTCTTAAAGAAGGATCAGAAACAACATTTACAGCTGCATGAAAAGTTGCTGAAACTGAAGTTTCAACTGATAGTGTTCAAAGTGCGTTAGATGCTAAAGTTAAAGATCAAAAATTTAAAGATGCTGCTGCTGCGATTGCTGCTGCAAAACAAATTTCATTAGCTGAAGGATTAGAGTTAGCTGGTGAACCAACAAATAGTGAACAAACAATTACTATTGTGGTAAAAGCAAAAGATGGATATGTTCTTAAAGAAGGATCAGAAACAACATTTACAGCTGCATGAAAAGTTGCTGAAACTGAAGTTTCAACTGATAGTGTTCAAAGTGCGTTAGATGCTAAAGTTAAAGATCAAAAATTTAAAGATGCTGCTGCTGCGATTGCTGCTGCAAAACAAATTTCATTAGCTGAAGGATTAGAGTTAGCTGGTGAACCAACAAATAGTGAACAAACAATTACTATTGTGGTAAAAGCAAAAGATGGATATGTTCTTAAAGAAGGATCAGAAACAACATTTACAGCTGCATGAAAAGTTGCTGAAACTGAAGTTTCAACTGATAGTGTTCAAAGTGCGTTAGATGCTAAAGTTAAAGATCAAAAATTTAAAGATGCTGCTGCTGCGATTGCTGCTGCAAAACAAATTTCATTAGCTGAAGGATTAGAGTTAGCTGGTGAACCAACAAATAGTGAACAAACAATTACTATTGTGGTAAAAGCAAAAGATGGATATGTTCTTAAAGAAGGATCAGAAACAACATTTACAGCTGCATGAAAAGTTGCTGAAACTGAAGTTTCAACTGATAGTGTTCAAAGTAAGTAG
- the secY gene encoding preprotein translocase subunit SecY has product MAMKKATKRKPNFIKASKGKNDFERTNFFTKNKDLVFRIVFTLLVLLILRVGIYITVPGVKINEGFTSGVSDIQFFQLLSTLGGGSIGKFSILALGVSPYITASIIVQLLSTDVIPVLSRWSKSGERGRKKLDKLTKILMIPFAIMQGEATIFTLQAKGLISPGWSDANSVASTGFYYVLVPLIMLAGSFLMLWIADQITVRGVGNGVSIIIFIGIITTMPNNFKATFQFWVSNTDEEAAILFDGILKFMIYVGVFFLVIFAIVLTNEAERKIPIQQTGSGLVDSKDHTPYLPLKINNAGVIPVIFASAIISTPITISQIIDAKGTSNNGFVYFANHFLSFDTWWGISIYAVMIILFTFLYSQVQINPEKIAENFQKSGTFIPGIKPGKDTEKYLTGTINRLSVLGATFLSGIAILPYVISKLTSLPSNLAIGGTGLIICISVAIQTMQQLKGRLIQQAYIDKKKEKFTIENDTWRPTSIW; this is encoded by the coding sequence ATGGCAATGAAAAAAGCTACAAAACGTAAGCCCAATTTCATTAAAGCATCTAAGGGAAAAAACGATTTTGAAAGGACTAATTTCTTTACTAAAAATAAGGATTTGGTTTTTAGAATCGTTTTTACTTTATTGGTGTTGTTGATTTTAAGGGTAGGTATTTATATAACTGTTCCAGGGGTAAAAATTAATGAAGGCTTCACAAGTGGAGTTTCGGATATTCAATTTTTTCAACTGCTTTCAACTTTGGGAGGAGGAAGTATTGGTAAATTTTCAATTTTAGCATTGGGAGTTTCACCATACATTACTGCTTCAATTATCGTACAATTGTTATCTACAGATGTTATACCTGTCTTATCACGATGATCAAAATCAGGAGAACGTGGTCGTAAAAAACTTGATAAACTAACCAAAATATTGATGATTCCATTTGCAATTATGCAAGGAGAAGCAACAATCTTTACTTTACAAGCTAAAGGGTTAATTAGTCCTGGATGAAGTGACGCTAACTCAGTTGCATCTACTGGTTTTTATTATGTACTTGTACCATTAATTATGTTGGCAGGATCATTTCTAATGTTGTGAATTGCTGATCAAATTACAGTTAGAGGAGTTGGTAATGGAGTTTCAATTATTATTTTTATTGGAATTATCACTACAATGCCAAATAACTTTAAAGCAACATTCCAATTCTGAGTTTCAAACACTGATGAAGAAGCAGCAATTTTATTTGATGGAATTTTAAAATTTATGATTTATGTGGGAGTCTTTTTCTTAGTTATCTTTGCAATTGTTCTGACCAATGAAGCTGAGCGAAAAATTCCAATCCAACAAACTGGATCAGGATTAGTTGATTCAAAAGATCATACACCATACTTACCATTAAAAATTAACAATGCTGGAGTTATTCCTGTAATCTTTGCATCAGCAATTATTTCAACACCAATTACAATTTCGCAAATTATTGATGCTAAAGGAACTAGCAATAACGGGTTTGTCTACTTTGCCAATCATTTCTTATCATTTGATACATGATGAGGAATTAGTATATATGCGGTAATGATTATTCTCTTTACCTTCCTATATTCACAAGTGCAGATCAACCCCGAAAAAATTGCTGAGAACTTTCAAAAATCAGGAACCTTTATTCCAGGAATCAAACCAGGAAAAGACACTGAAAAATATTTAACTGGAACAATTAATCGTTTATCAGTTTTGGGAGCGACATTCTTATCTGGAATTGCAATCCTACCATATGTTATTTCAAAGTTAACTTCTCTTCCATCTAATTTAGCAATTGGAGGGACTGGATTAATCATTTGTATTTCAGTTGCCATTCAGACAATGCAACAACTAAAGGGTCGTTTAATTCAACAAGCATACATTGACAAGAAAAAAGAAAAATTTACTATTGAAAATGACACTTGACGCCCAACAAGCATTTGATAG
- a CDS encoding AAA family ATPase, whose protein sequence is MKIQIIGASATGKTTLAQYIAEKHNIKWIDTDSYYWKSGTNETVKNTVEEKIALYKQDTENIDSYIVAGSTYSWYKEGFADVDLLVFLYLDEETRMQRLIEREIARYGKDALEIDENDNYTNEFIEWSRRYYTNLNPNEGGTYLAHTREMNNKKCQVLKLNSIRETKYKYKKIAKILQWSK, encoded by the coding sequence ATGAAAATTCAAATCATTGGAGCTAGCGCAACTGGCAAAACTACTTTAGCTCAATATATTGCTGAAAAGCACAATATTAAATGAATTGATACTGATTCATATTATTGAAAATCCGGAACAAATGAAACTGTTAAAAATACTGTTGAAGAAAAAATTGCATTGTATAAGCAAGACACAGAAAATATTGATAGCTATATTGTAGCTGGCTCAACTTATAGCTGATATAAGGAAGGTTTTGCTGATGTTGATTTATTAGTCTTTTTATACCTTGATGAAGAAACTCGTATGCAGCGATTAATTGAACGGGAAATTGCTCGTTATGGAAAAGATGCTTTAGAGATTGACGAAAATGACAATTATACAAATGAATTTATTGAGTGATCTCGTAGATATTATACTAATTTGAATCCTAATGAAGGTGGAACTTATTTAGCACATACTAGAGAAATGAATAATAAGAAGTGTCAAGTATTGAAACTTAATTCAATAAGGGAAACCAAATATAAATATAAAAAAATAGCGAAAATATTGCAATGGTCTAAATAA